The Candidatus Amarolinea dominans DNA window ATAGCGGCCGCGCCGGTGATCACAGCCCCGGCGGCCCGCAATGGCCTGCTCAAGCGTCTGATCTTGGCGCCGGTCAATGTGAAATTCTTCTGAGCACCGGTTATGCCCCGACGGAAAGGATGAAAGCTATGAAAGCTATGAAAGCCATACTGGCCCTGGAAGATGGAACGATTCTGCACGGTGAGGGCTTCGGCGCCGTCGCCACGGCCGTGGCCGAGGTGGTTTTCAACACGAGCATGACCGGCTACCAGGAGGTGCTGACGGACCCGTCGTACCACGGGCAGATGGTCGTGATGACCGCCTCGCACATCGGCAATGTGGGGGTCAACGCGGAGGATGTCGAATCGAGCCGGCCGTGGGTGCAGGGCTTCATCGTGCGCGAAATCAGCCCGCTGGTATCGAACTGGCGCGCCACCGAATCGCTGCCGGCCTACCTGGCGCGCCACGGCATTCCCGGCATCAGCGAAATTGACACACGCAGCCTCACCCGTCACCTGCGCACGGCCGGGGTGCTGAAGGGCGCGCTTGCGACCGATGGAACGCCCGCGGCGCGTCTGGTGGAACTGGCGCAGCGTTGGGCCGGGCTGGATGGCCGCGACCTGGTCAAAGAGGTGACCTGCGCTCATCCGCACACCTGGGAAGAAGGCGCCGCGCCGGCCTGGGAGCTTGCCCAGGCGCATGCGGTCGCGGTTGGCGCGCCGCTGGTCGTGGCATACGACTTTGGCAGCAAATGGAACATCCTGCGCCGCCTCACCAGCTACGGCTGCCGCGTGGTGGTGGTTCCGGCTGATACGCCGGCCGACGAGGTGCTGGCGCTGGCGCCGGCCGGCATTTTCCTCTCCAACGGGCCGGGCGACCCCGCGGCCGTGACCTATGCGGCAGCGGCGGTCAGGCGCTTCCTGACAACCGACATCCCGCTCTTCGGCATCTGCCTGGGGCACCAGATTCTGGGTTTGGCGTTGGGCGGCCGCACCTACAAGCTCAAGTTCGGGCACCACGGCGGCAATCAGCCGGTCAAGGACCTGGTCAGCGGCCGGGTGCAGATCACCAGTCAGAATCATAACTACGCGGTGGCCCCGGACAGCTTGCCCCCTGAGGTCGAAGTCACGCACTGGAATCTGAACGACGGCACGGTTGAGGGGCTGCGCCTCAAGGATCGTCCCGTTTTTTCGGTGCAGTATCACCCCGAAGCCAGCCCCGGCCCGCACGATGCGGATGAACTGTTCGCCCGCTTCGTGACCGCGCTGGCGCACTAGCGGTGCCCGGCATGTGGCTCTATCTGCTTCAGGGCATCGGTTTCGGGCTGGCCGCCGCGGCGCAGCCCGGGCCGTTCCAGGCCTACCTGCTGTCGCAGACCATGCAAAATGGCTGGCGGCGTACGCTGCCCGCGGCCTTTGCTCCGCTCATCAGCGACGGCCCCATCATCCTGTTGGTGCTCTTGCTGCTCAGCCGCATACCGGCCTGGCTGCAGCGCGGCCTCTACCTGGCCGGTGGACTTTTCATCCTCTACCTGGCCTGGGGCGCCTGGCGGGCCTGGCGTTCGTTCGACGCCTCGCGCTGGCAGCGGGTTGGCCCCAGCCAGCGGCAGAGCGTGTGGCACGCCGCCTTGATGAACGCGCTCAACCCCGGCCCGTACATCTACTGGAGCCTCGTCACCGGCCCCATCCTGCTCAGCGGCTGGCAGGAAGCGCCCATCTCAGGTGCTGCCTTCCTGTTCGGATTCTACGCAACCCTGGTCGGCGCGCTGGCGGGAATCACCCTGCTTTTCGGCCTGGCGCGACCGCTCGGCCCGCAAATCAACCGTACCCTTCTCGGCATCTCCGCGCTGGCGCTCTTGGCCTTTGGTTTGCTTCAGGTTTATCGTGGGCTTGGCTGACGTGTACCCCATCTCTGGGGGCCTACGGAAATCACGCGCTCAACGTGCCTTTAGTTGACGGCACCCCCTGCCGCCGCGGGTCGAGTTGGGTGGCTGCGTCGAGGGCGCGGCCAAAGGCCTTGAACAGGGCCTCCACCTGGTGATGATCGTTGCGGCCATAGAGCACGCGGGCGTGCAGGTTCAAGCGGCCGTGAATCGCCACCGCCTCGAAGAAATGGGGGATCAGGTCGGTGCCCAGTTGCCCCACCCGCGGCGTGTGCCAGGTTGCGTCTACCACGCAGTAGGGGCGCCCCCCCAGGTCAATCGCCACAAAACCGAGCGCCTCATCCATCGGCACAAAGCTGTGCGCCGTGCGCACCAACCCCTGCCGATCGCCCAGCGCCTGGTCGAGCGCCTTGCCCAGGCAGATGCCAACATCCTCCACCGTGTGATGCTCATCCACCTGCAGATCACCCTGCGCCGTAACCGTCAGATCGAACAGCCCGTGCCCCGCGAAAAGCGCCAGCATGTGATCGAGAAAGCCGACGCCCGTCTGCCCCGCAAAACGACCCTGGCCGTCCACCTCCAATTTCAGGACAACGTCCGTCTCGTTCGTCCTGCGCTTGATTTCACCTGTCCGCATGAATACCTCCCTTAGGAAGTGCAAAATACAAAGTGTAAAGTGCAAAGCATCGTCGTGCTTCGCGACCTGGCGCTCAAAAGTTAGTGCAAAGTACAAAATACAAAGTGCAAAACATCGAGGCGAACCGTGACTTGGCGTTCACGCCGTCTTGCTGGCGATCCTTCAACGTTCTGTGTTCGGCGTCCTCACGTGCGCCCTGCACTCTGCACTCTGCGCCTTGCACTCTGCGTTTTGCGCTTTGCCCTCTGCGCTTTGCCCTCTGCGCTTTGCCCTCTGCGCTTTGCCCTCTGCGCTTTGCCCTCTGCGCTTTGCCCTCTGCACTTTGCACTTTGTACTTTCGCGATTACACTACCCCTATGCCATTACCACCACTTTTGATCTTCGACATGGACGGCGTTCTGGTGGACGTCCGTTCTTCCTATCGCGCCGTCGTGATCCAAACCGTGCAATTTTACCTGGGCGACTGCCTGGGCCTGAACTTGACGCCGGGTCTGGTGACGCCGGCCCTGGTTGAAACCTGCAAGCTTATGGGCGGCTTCAACAACGATTGGGACTTGACCGCCGGCCTCATTGGCTACTTTCTGGCGCAACTGCCGCCGCTGGCCGAGCCGCCTGCACCCCTGCCTGACCTGGACGCCATCCTGGCCTATCTGGCGCAAATCCCGATTCCAGTCAACGCCGCCGCACATCTGCAAGCAGCCGCTGACCGCCTCGATTCCCTGACTGGCCCGGTGCGCCAGGCCGGCGGCGGACTGCCTGGCCTGCGCCAGGTCATGGGCGCCCGCAATCAACACCTGGTGTTCTACGCCGGCGACCTGACGACAACCAACCTCGTCCTACGCCTGTTCCAGGAAATTTATTTCGGCCCGACGCTGTTCACACACTTTTTTGCGGTCGCGCCCCGTTTCCGACGCACAGCCGGTCTGGTTGAGACGGAAACGCCGCTGGTCAGCCCCGCGACGCTGGCCGCGCTGGCGCGCGATCATCGCCTGGGCATTGCCACCGGCCGTCCGCGTGCCGAAGCCGCCTACGCGCTGCACCGGCTGGGTCTGGCCTCTTTCTTCGAGGTCTGCGTCACGCATGACGATGTGGTTGCGGCCGAGGCGGCCGCCGCGGCCGCCGGCGCGCCCGCTCGCCTGGGCAAACCGTCCCCCTGGCCGCTGCTCGCTGCCAGCGCGCAACTCGATCCCGGCGGTTCCCTGGCGGCCGCTTACCTGGGCGATACGCCGGACGACATGCTGGCCGCACAACGTGCGCGCAAGGAACGCTCTTTCCTCGCCATCGGCATCAGCGTCACGGGTGGCGAGGCCCTGGCCGCCCACCTGCTGGCGGCCGGCGCAGATTTCACCGTGCGCTCGGTGGACGACCTGCGAACCGGCGCGACAATCGTTCCCGTAGGTCCGGCCTCCTGGCCGGACGACGTTGGACGAGAGAAGCAAACTCTGCCGCCGACAGCGCCGTCACCGTAACGCCAGCCTCCGGCTTGCATCGTTGGCGCCATGCGCCGGGACCGTCAAACGCCGGCCAGCGCGGCCAGCAACGCATCGGTGTCCGCGGGCCGACCGGCGCTGACGCGGATGCAGTTCTCCAGGCCTGGCTTGGCATAGTGGCGCACCAGCACACCCGCCTGCGCCAACGCCAGTTTGAGCGCCGTGGCCTCACGACCCTGCACCCGGCACAGCACGAAATTGGCCTGACTGGGGTAGGGCTGCAAGAAGGGGAAGCGCGCCAGTTCCACCTGCAAGCGCTGACGCTCTGCAATCAGCGCGGCGATGGTCGGCGCGAGGTCGGCCCGGTGCGCCAGCGCGGCCAGCCCGGCCACGGTGGCGGCCACATTGACGTTGTAGGGCTGCTTGAATTTCCACAGGTGGCGTAGGATCCAGACCGGAAAGATGCCATAGCCCAGGCGCAGCCCCGCGATGCCGGCCCATTTGCTGAAGGTGCGCAGGACCACGAGGTTGTCATGGCTGGCCACCCATGAGACCGCCGAGTGCTCCAGCCCGGCAAATTCAATGTAGGCCTCATCTAGGATCACAATTAGTGGCAGGCGCAGCAGGCGGCGCAGATCGGCCGGATCGAGCAGGCTGCCGTCCGGGTTGTTGGGGCTGGTCAGGAAGAGCAGTTTGACGCCCTGGCCGGCCGCGGCCTGTTCGATGCCCGCCACATCCAGGCTGAAGTCGGGCCGGCGCCACACTTCCACCACGCGGCCGCTGCTGAGCTGCGCATCGAAGCTGTACATGCCGAAGGTGGGCGGGCAGTTGATGATCGCGTCGCCGGGGCGCAGAAAAATGCGGCACAGGTAGTCCAGCAGCTCATCCGCGCCATGCCCAGCCAGGATCATCTCGGCCGGCGCGCCCACATACGCGCTTAGCGCCGCGCGCAGGTGACGCTGCTCCGGATCCGGGTAGATGTGGTAGAACGGAAAGGCCGTCAACGCCTCGCGCACAGCCGGCGCGGGGCCATACGGGTTTTCGTTGGCGTCCAGCTTGACGATCTCCTCGGGCCGGCGGCCCAACTGCTCGCTCAGCACCTCGAAGGGCAGGATGGGCGTGTACTCCTCAAGTCCCGCCACATCGGGCCGCAGCAGGTGCTCGAAGCTGTGCGCAGCCTGGCCAGGGCGCGAGCCGGACGGTTGAGTAATTTCCATGCTTCTCTCCGCGTCACGGCGCCGGCTCAGAACGCAGCCGTTGAATCGTCATCCAGGCGCAGTTCCATCGTGGTGCGCGTGGCGTGCGACTGGAATCCGTTACGCTCGTACAGCGCACGGGCCTGGGCGTTGTGGTGTTCCACTTCGAGCTGAAGCGCCACGCCGCGATGAAAGCGCGCCCGGTCGCTGATGAAATCGAGCGTTGTGCTGCCCCAGCCCCGCCCGCGGTGCGAAGGCCGCAGATAAAGCTCATCAATCAGGAGGAAGGGGCCGCCCAACTCCACCGTGAAACCCCAGGTCAGGATGGTGTAGCCAACGACGGTCTCGCCGTCCCGAATCAGCCAGACTTCGCCCCAGCGCTCAGGCTCCTCAAGCAGCATCTCGATGGCGCGCTGACGGTCGGCCAGCGGAAAGGCGGTCAAACCATCTTCGGCGAAGAGCGCCTGGTTGAGCGTCAGCAGCAGCGCCGCGTCGGGTGGATCCGCGGGTACGTAATTCGGATAATCCATCATCAGTCCCCCTTCATGCGTTGCCTGGCCGCGGCCGCGTGTGCGTCAAGCCCTTCCGCCTCGGCCAGTATGGCTGCGGCCGCGCTCAGCCGTTGACCGGCCGGCAACGACAGCCCGATCAGGCTGATGCGCTTGACGAAATCGGCCACGCTCAGCGGCGAGGCGAAGCGGGCGGAGCCTTCCGTGGGCATGATGTGGCTAGGCCCGGCCACGTAATCGCCCAGCACTTCGAACGAGCCTTCACCCAGGAAAATGCCGCCCGCGTGGCGCACCTGGCCTACCAGCGCCCATGGATCTTCCACCAGCAGGCAAAGGTGCTCCGGCGCGTACGCGTTCGCCAACTCCACGGCCTGCGCCAGGCTGGCGGTGATGACGATGCCGCCGCGGTCGCTGAGCGATTGCGCGATGATGTCGGCCCGGCTCAGATCTTCGAGTTGGCGACCAATTTCGATCTGCACCTGGCTGGCCAGTTCCACCGACGGGGTCAGCAGGATGGCCGAGGCCAGCACATCATGTTCGGCCTGCGCCAGCAGATCGGCCGCGACCAGCGCAGGGCGCGCGCCGGCATCGGCAATGACCATCGTCTCCGTGGGACCGGGGATGCCGTCAATGCCCACCGCGCCGTAGACCTGGCGCTTGGCCAGGGTGACGAACAGCCCGCCGGGGCCGACGATCTTGTCCACCGCCTTCAGGGTGGCGCCGCCGTAGGCCAGCAGGCCGATGGCCTGCGCGCCGCCCACGGCCCACAGCTCATCCACGCCGGCCAGCGCGGCCGCGGCCAGGATCACGTCGGGCACGCGGCCGCTGGCGCGGTCGGGCGGAGTGACGGCGACGATGCGCGTCACGCCGGCCACGCGCGCGGGCACGGCCGCCATCAACAGCGACGAGGGCAGCGGCGCGGTGCCGCCTGGTACGTAGACGCCCACCGCGTCGAGCGGCCGCACGAGTTGGCCCAGGACGCCATCCGCGCCCGCGTCCACCCAGGAATCCATCGGTTGTTTGCGGTGAAAGGCTTCGATCCGTTCTTTTGCCAGTTGCAGCGCCTCGACCAGGGCGGCCGGCAGGCGTGCCAGGGCGGCTTGCTGCTCCGCCCGGCTCACCGTCAACGACGCCAGGGTAACGCCGTCAATGCGCTGCGTCCATTCCAGCGCGGCCGTCTCGCCGCGGCGACGCACATCGCTCAAGACACGGGCCACGGCCGCCGCGGGCGTCAGCTCCTCGCCAAAGCGCCGCCGGATGCCGGCGCACGACATCGGGCACTTCCTGGTCATCCCAGGCCGCCCGCCGCAGCACCGTCTGTCGGGCCTGCCCAATGTCGGTAATGATTGGAATGAGTGATCTTGTCATGGTTCCGCTAGGTTTTTCAGTGTTTTGTTTCTTCGTCCAACGGCGGATGCCAGCCGGCAAGTTTCCACTGACGGCGTGCAGGTACAATGAACTCGTTGTTCAGGCGTAGGGCTTCGACAGTTGCACGGCCAGTTGCGCTTGTACCGACAATGTACAGGCCGTCATCGCTCCAGGCAAAATGGTCATGCCATGATTGTGTACGCGGGTTGAAAAGCGCAATGATGGCGCCTGTTGCCGGATCAGCACCGGTTACCTGCGCTCCCTTGTAGCTGTTGCACCAGGCACATGAGAGCCAAAGGTTTGCTTCGTCAGACGTACCGCCTTGAGATTGAGCGATAATATGTTCGATATGCATTTGCGCGCCGCTGAGCAATTGAGAAGTCAGACAATAGCCACAACGATACTTGGCTGTGGACATGACGCGGCGGCGCAGAGTTTTCGGAATATGCGCCATGTTAGATTATTGGTTGACCAATAGCGGGCGCCCGCCGCGCAGACTCAAGAGCGCGTAGGCGCGTGCTTTGCGCAGGGTGTAGCGGCCGTATTCCTGGCGTAATGCATCGAGTTCTGCCTGATTTGCGGGACTCAGCGGGTGCTCAGCCTGTGGAGCAGACAGTTCTTTCAGGCGTGCGGCCTGCTCCATCGGCAGCGATTGATGAGCAATCTGCCACAAGGTCTGATCGCTTAGCCAGGTCATTCGCGCCAATTCGGTTTGTATAGAGACCGGTGCATCATCGGTGTCTGGAAGAGTGACGGCCAGCATCGAAGCCAGAATCTCCTCAACCGGCGCTTGCAACATGGAGGCCGCTTGCGTCGCCCGGCGCATGACGGCGTCTGACAGATGCAGAGTGATAGCATGGCGAGTGATAGAATGGGTAGTGATAGATTGAACGGTCATGGTTTCACCTCAACCAGGTTGTTTACCTTATCTCATGAGTGAATTATAGCACCGCATGGCAAATTTCGTGTCAAAGGTCCGTCGGTTGGATCGCGCTGCGCAGGCGTTCGAGCAGGTCGGTCATGCTGGTGGCTTTGAGACGATAGCTGGCGCGGTTGGCGATGAGGCAGGCCTGCGATTCCAGGATGGTGCGCAGTTCCACCAGGCCGTGCGCGCGCAGGGTGTTGCCGGTTTCCACCAGGTCAACGATCAGGTCGGCCAATCCCACCACCGGCGCCAGCTCCACGGACCCGCTCAGGGCGATGATCTCGGCCGAAATGCCGCGCCCCTGGAAATAGGCGCGTGCCAGGTTGGGGTACTTGGTGGCGACGCGTGGATTCGACTCCAGGCGCAGCGGTCGCGAGGGGCGCTCGGCCCAACCGGCCACCACCAGCCGGCAATGACCGAAGGGCAGGCGCAGCGGCTCGTAGACATCGCGGCCGCTCTCAGCCAGCACATCCTCGCCGACCACGCCCAGGTCGGCCACGCCATACTCGACATAAATCGGAACATCGCCTGGCTTGGCCAGCAGGTAGCTGACGCGGCCGGCCGCGCCCGCAATGATCAGGCGCCGGGCCGCATCATCATCGTTCGGATCGGCGGCGTCGCGACCGTAGCCGATCTGCGCCAGCAGGGCCAGGGCCTGCTGCTGCATGCGCCCTTTGGGCAGGGCAATGGTCAACTGCCGTGCGTCGAAGGTGGAAGTTGGCAGCGCCATACCCTGGCTGTTGGCACGCGGTCCGTCGCCGATCATCATAGCGCCTCCGGTGGTGCGGCCAAGAAGTCGGCGAGCGCCCAGGCCTGTGCGCTGTTGGCGGTCAGGAGATGGATGCCCTCTTCATGTAGCCAGAGCAGGCGGGGAATGGCGTGCTGCTGCGCCAGCGTGCGCAGCGCATCTTCGCTGCGGCCGAGCACATCCACATCCACGACCTGACCCGCGGCGCGCCGGCCGGCTATCCAGCCTTGCAGTGCGGTCACGTCCGCGGCAGGTGCGACGCCCATCAGCCAATCGGGCGTCAGGGAGTGTGCGGGCGCCTGCTGTTGACGGGCAATGCGCAGCACGCGGTCCACGACCAGGGCGCAGCCAACTGCCGGCAGCGCAGGGCCGAAATGTCCGATCAAGTTGTCATATCGCCCGCCGCTGCAAATGGCCGCGCCGCTGCCCGGCGCGAAGCCTTCGAAGGTGATGCCGGTGTAGTAGGCCATGCCCCGGATCTCGCCCAGATCCAGGCTGATGTGAGGCGCCAATCCGGCCGCGGCCAGGCGCGCATAGATGGCCTGCAGATGATGAACCGCGGCCGCCATGTCAGTGGTCAGGCAAATTTCCAGGGCTTGGGCGCAGACCCCGGCGCCGCCGGTCAGGCGCGGTAGGGTCTGCAGAGCACGGCGCGCCGGCAAGGTCAGCGGCAGCGTGGGCAGGAGGGCCGCCAGATCACCCTGGCGCTTGCGGTCAATGGCCTCGCTCAGCGTCAGGGTGGCCTCTGGCGTCAGCTTGAGCGCGGCCAACAGGCTGTGGTAGAACCCGATGTGGCCGATCGTCAGTTGGAAGTCGGTCAGGCCGGCGGCGCGCAGCGCGGCGATGGTCAGGCTGAGGACTTCGACATCGGCCGCGACCGTGCTGGCGCCGATCAGCTCACAGCCGGCTTGGCTGAACTCACGGCGGCGGCCGGCCTGCGGTTCTTCGTAGCGAAAGACATTGCCGATGTAGAACAGGCGCAGCGGGAGCGGTTCCGCGTACAGCTTGGTGCCGACGGCGCGCGCGGTGGGGATGGTGAGATCAGGGCGCAGGGCCAGGGTCTGGCCGTCACGATCTACGAAGCGGATCATGGTGTTCGCCAACTGGCTGCCGGCCGGCCCGGCAACGACCTCGGCATATTCGAGCGTCGGTGGAATGATCTCGCTGTAAGCCCAACCGGCGAAGGTTTGGCGCAGCCGCGTTTCCAGGGCGCGCTGGTGTGCGGCATCCTCAAGGAAAAGATCGCCCACTCCGTAGGGTATCTGGCCTGGTATCAACACAGCCTCGCTTTGACAATAAAAAAGACTAGTTCAGCGAACTAGTCTTGAGGACAGGCGCCAGCGGGCGCGGTTACGGCTGAACCTGTCCGGGTTTGCGATGATGATGGTCGTCGCCACGAAAGGTGTACGGTCGTCCAACAGCTACTTGCAAGGTCATCATGAACGGCAGTTTAGCATAGGCCCATCCAAAAGTCAAAGCAATCACAAGCTCAGAGCCGATCCCAATAGCCCGCAGCATTGGGCCGCATGCCAGCCAGGACGCCCGCGAGGGGTCAAGCTATCTTTTTGGGATAGGTTCCCAGATTTCAGCATACTTGACAAACTTCTCCATCCGCAGTATGATCTTGGGCAGGAGCTTGATATGAAAATAGCGGACGATCTCATGATCAACACTTCAATCCCTTTCCTCCGCTCTCCCAATTCACCCATCCTCGCGTCCGGTAGATAATCTCTCAAGATGGATCGTATGCAAATTACCAGATGGTTTTGCTTGGGCTGCCTTCTCTTGTCATTGACGAGTTGTGTTCGTGTGACAGAGAACCCAGCTGAGAAGAGTGTTGACGCCAACACCGATTATCGTACCGACACCGCGGGCCTGCGCGATGTGCGCGTGGCTGCCATCGAGTTCGATTCCAAAAAGGCCGTCCTGAACGATGGTCGTCTCGGACTGCTGGTGGTCATCGAAAATCGCGGCGATGCGCCGGAGTATGATGTGCCCGTGCGTGTCATCCTCAGTGATGATGCCGATTCTGTGGTGCTGGATCATACTGAATATGCGTCGGTGATTGCCGGGCGTGAAACGGCCATTATTCGCTTCGAAGGCAACCTGGCTGGCGCGCTCAGATCACGCTATCAATTGCGCGTCGAAGTGGGTTGCGTGGCCGATGAAACGAACACATTGAATAATGTCCGCGTCTACGACGTGGCTGTCAATGAGCCGTAGGTTGTCCCCCCGCTAAATAAGTCTATATTTCCTTGAGGCACGAGGGCACCGACGGGTGGCCGATGTAAATTCGACACCGAGGTGCTCTTTTTGCGCCCGGCCATCACGCAACCCAGGGATTGAAAGTGAATGAGATGGCGCGTTTTGCCGGGAAAACGCGCAAAAGCACGGGACGCACCGTTTTCACGAACCCGAAGGTTGGTCATGCGGCGATTTAGCAGCCATCTCAAAGAGAGTCGCAAGATGCAGAAGGGCCGCACGGTCAGTCAGAGCCGTTTGCTACCTTGTCTGATCAGCCTGCTGGCTTTGCTGTCGGTGGCCGCCGGTCCACCGGTGCAGCGTGATGGCAGTCGTTCGCCGCTGCGGCTGTACCCGCACCAGGTTTCCAGCATACGCCAGGCTGCCCAATGGCCGGCTGTGCAGGCGCAGTCTGCGCTGGTGGCCGACGTGGATACGAACCAGGTGCTGATGGCAAAACAGGCCGATGTACCACGCCCCATGGCCAGCACGACCAAAATTATGACCGCGCTGTTGGCGTTGGAGCGCGGCGACTTGGATCGCGTGGCAACCGTGCCCGCGGCAGCCCTGGCCGTGGGCGGCAGCTCGATGTACCTGCAGGCCGGCGAAACCCTCACGGTCGAAGACCTGCTGTATGGGCTGCTGTTGGTTTCGGCCAATGACGCGGCGGTGACAATTGCCCTGGACATCGCCGGCAGTGAGGATGCGTTCGTTGCGCTGATGAATCGC harbors:
- the carA gene encoding glutamine-hydrolyzing carbamoyl-phosphate synthase small subunit yields the protein MKAILALEDGTILHGEGFGAVATAVAEVVFNTSMTGYQEVLTDPSYHGQMVVMTASHIGNVGVNAEDVESSRPWVQGFIVREISPLVSNWRATESLPAYLARHGIPGISEIDTRSLTRHLRTAGVLKGALATDGTPAARLVELAQRWAGLDGRDLVKEVTCAHPHTWEEGAAPAWELAQAHAVAVGAPLVVAYDFGSKWNILRRLTSYGCRVVVVPADTPADEVLALAPAGIFLSNGPGDPAAVTYAAAAVRRFLTTDIPLFGICLGHQILGLALGGRTYKLKFGHHGGNQPVKDLVSGRVQITSQNHNYAVAPDSLPPEVEVTHWNLNDGTVEGLRLKDRPVFSVQYHPEASPGPHDADELFARFVTALAH
- a CDS encoding LysE family transporter, which produces MWLYLLQGIGFGLAAAAQPGPFQAYLLSQTMQNGWRRTLPAAFAPLISDGPIILLVLLLLSRIPAWLQRGLYLAGGLFILYLAWGAWRAWRSFDASRWQRVGPSQRQSVWHAALMNALNPGPYIYWSLVTGPILLSGWQEAPISGAAFLFGFYATLVGALAGITLLFGLARPLGPQINRTLLGISALALLAFGLLQVYRGLG
- the hisB gene encoding imidazoleglycerol-phosphate dehydratase HisB; this encodes MRTGEIKRRTNETDVVLKLEVDGQGRFAGQTGVGFLDHMLALFAGHGLFDLTVTAQGDLQVDEHHTVEDVGICLGKALDQALGDRQGLVRTAHSFVPMDEALGFVAIDLGGRPYCVVDATWHTPRVGQLGTDLIPHFFEAVAIHGRLNLHARVLYGRNDHHQVEALFKAFGRALDAATQLDPRRQGVPSTKGTLSA
- a CDS encoding HAD hydrolase-like protein, with amino-acid sequence MPLPPLLIFDMDGVLVDVRSSYRAVVIQTVQFYLGDCLGLNLTPGLVTPALVETCKLMGGFNNDWDLTAGLIGYFLAQLPPLAEPPAPLPDLDAILAYLAQIPIPVNAAAHLQAAADRLDSLTGPVRQAGGGLPGLRQVMGARNQHLVFYAGDLTTTNLVLRLFQEIYFGPTLFTHFFAVAPRFRRTAGLVETETPLVSPATLAALARDHRLGIATGRPRAEAAYALHRLGLASFFEVCVTHDDVVAAEAAAAAAGAPARLGKPSPWPLLAASAQLDPGGSLAAAYLGDTPDDMLAAQRARKERSFLAIGISVTGGEALAAHLLAAGADFTVRSVDDLRTGATIVPVGPASWPDDVGREKQTLPPTAPSP
- the hisC gene encoding histidinol-phosphate transaminase, with the translated sequence MEITQPSGSRPGQAAHSFEHLLRPDVAGLEEYTPILPFEVLSEQLGRRPEEIVKLDANENPYGPAPAVREALTAFPFYHIYPDPEQRHLRAALSAYVGAPAEMILAGHGADELLDYLCRIFLRPGDAIINCPPTFGMYSFDAQLSSGRVVEVWRRPDFSLDVAGIEQAAAGQGVKLLFLTSPNNPDGSLLDPADLRRLLRLPLIVILDEAYIEFAGLEHSAVSWVASHDNLVVLRTFSKWAGIAGLRLGYGIFPVWILRHLWKFKQPYNVNVAATVAGLAALAHRADLAPTIAALIAERQRLQVELARFPFLQPYPSQANFVLCRVQGREATALKLALAQAGVLVRHYAKPGLENCIRVSAGRPADTDALLAALAGV
- a CDS encoding GNAT family N-acetyltransferase codes for the protein MMDYPNYVPADPPDAALLLTLNQALFAEDGLTAFPLADRQRAIEMLLEEPERWGEVWLIRDGETVVGYTILTWGFTVELGGPFLLIDELYLRPSHRGRGWGSTTLDFISDRARFHRGVALQLEVEHHNAQARALYERNGFQSHATRTTMELRLDDDSTAAF
- a CDS encoding HNH endonuclease translates to MAHIPKTLRRRVMSTAKYRCGYCLTSQLLSGAQMHIEHIIAQSQGGTSDEANLWLSCAWCNSYKGAQVTGADPATGAIIALFNPRTQSWHDHFAWSDDGLYIVGTSATGRATVEALRLNNEFIVPARRQWKLAGWHPPLDEETKH
- a CDS encoding ATP phosphoribosyltransferase — protein: MALPTSTFDARQLTIALPKGRMQQQALALLAQIGYGRDAADPNDDDAARRLIIAGAAGRVSYLLAKPGDVPIYVEYGVADLGVVGEDVLAESGRDVYEPLRLPFGHCRLVVAGWAERPSRPLRLESNPRVATKYPNLARAYFQGRGISAEIIALSGSVELAPVVGLADLIVDLVETGNTLRAHGLVELRTILESQACLIANRASYRLKATSMTDLLERLRSAIQPTDL
- the hisZ gene encoding ATP phosphoribosyltransferase regulatory subunit, whose product is MLIPGQIPYGVGDLFLEDAAHQRALETRLRQTFAGWAYSEIIPPTLEYAEVVAGPAGSQLANTMIRFVDRDGQTLALRPDLTIPTARAVGTKLYAEPLPLRLFYIGNVFRYEEPQAGRRREFSQAGCELIGASTVAADVEVLSLTIAALRAAGLTDFQLTIGHIGFYHSLLAALKLTPEATLTLSEAIDRKRQGDLAALLPTLPLTLPARRALQTLPRLTGGAGVCAQALEICLTTDMAAAVHHLQAIYARLAAAGLAPHISLDLGEIRGMAYYTGITFEGFAPGSGAAICSGGRYDNLIGHFGPALPAVGCALVVDRVLRIARQQQAPAHSLTPDWLMGVAPAADVTALQGWIAGRRAAGQVVDVDVLGRSEDALRTLAQQHAIPRLLWLHEEGIHLLTANSAQAWALADFLAAPPEAL